One window from the genome of Blastopirellula retiformator encodes:
- a CDS encoding DUF1501 domain-containing protein encodes MTGNEISRRWFMRDCGVGLGAIALADLLRGEASAANDPLAEKRPHFPAKAKNVIYLFMAGAPSHLEMFDYKPQLAKFDGTLPPAELLDGYRAAFINPNSKLLGPKFPFAKHGQCGAEISELLPHTAKIADELTIVKAMKTDAFNHAPAQIMMNTGSMLFGKPSLGAWTLYGLGSESRNLPGFVVFSSGKKGPSGGSSNWGSGYLPTVYQGVQLRSVGDPVLYLSNPNGIDRGVQRDSLDAINQLNQMRLETTGDPEIATRINSFEMAYRMQSSGPELMDLSSEPQHVLDLYGVEPDKPSFAKNCLLARRLVERGTRFVQLFHEAWDQHGNLTKDLQANCQATDQACAALVQDLKRRGMLDDTLIIWGGEFGRTPMVQGGGDDGRDHHPNAFTVWMAGGGTKPGVSYGETDHFGFNTIRDEVHVRDLHATILHLLGFDHNRLSVKFQGLNQKLTGVEPARVVKEILA; translated from the coding sequence ATGACAGGGAACGAGATTTCGCGACGTTGGTTCATGCGCGACTGCGGCGTCGGCCTGGGAGCGATCGCGCTGGCCGATCTGCTGCGCGGCGAGGCGTCGGCAGCGAACGATCCGCTGGCCGAGAAAAGGCCGCACTTTCCGGCGAAGGCGAAGAACGTCATTTACCTGTTCATGGCGGGCGCGCCGAGCCATTTGGAGATGTTCGACTACAAGCCGCAGCTGGCGAAGTTCGATGGCACGTTGCCGCCGGCCGAATTGTTGGACGGTTACCGGGCGGCGTTCATTAATCCCAATTCGAAGTTGCTGGGGCCGAAGTTTCCGTTCGCCAAGCATGGCCAGTGCGGCGCCGAGATCTCGGAACTGTTGCCGCACACGGCGAAGATCGCCGACGAGTTAACGATCGTCAAAGCGATGAAAACCGACGCATTCAACCATGCGCCGGCGCAGATCATGATGAATACCGGCTCGATGTTGTTTGGCAAACCGAGTTTGGGAGCTTGGACCTTATACGGGCTCGGTTCCGAATCGCGCAATTTGCCGGGCTTCGTCGTCTTTAGCTCCGGCAAGAAGGGGCCAAGCGGCGGTTCAAGCAATTGGGGAAGTGGGTATTTGCCGACGGTCTATCAAGGCGTTCAGCTGCGGAGCGTTGGCGATCCGGTTCTGTATCTTTCCAATCCAAACGGGATCGATCGCGGTGTGCAGCGCGATTCGCTGGATGCGATCAATCAGCTGAATCAAATGCGGCTAGAGACGACCGGCGATCCGGAAATTGCGACGCGGATCAACTCGTTCGAAATGGCCTATCGGATGCAGTCGAGCGGGCCGGAGCTGATGGATCTGTCGTCGGAGCCGCAGCATGTTTTGGATCTGTACGGTGTTGAGCCCGACAAACCGTCATTCGCCAAGAACTGTTTGCTGGCGCGGCGTCTGGTTGAGCGGGGAACGCGGTTTGTGCAACTGTTTCATGAAGCGTGGGACCAGCATGGCAACCTGACCAAAGATCTGCAGGCCAACTGCCAGGCGACCGATCAAGCGTGCGCGGCGCTGGTGCAAGATCTGAAGCGGCGCGGGATGCTGGACGACACGCTGATCATCTGGGGCGGCGAGTTTGGGCGAACGCCGATGGTGCAGGGAGGAGGCGATGACGGTCGCGATCATCATCCCAACGCGTTTACCGTCTGGATGGCCGGCGGCGGAACCAAACCAGGCGTCTCCTACGGTGAGACCGACCACTTTGGCTTCAACACGATCCGCGACGAAGTTCACGTCCGTGATCTACACGCGACGATTTTGCACTTGCTCGGCTTTGACCACAACCGATTGTCGGTCAAGTTCCAGGGGCTGAACCAGAAGCTGACGGGAGTCGAGCCGGCGCGGGTGGTGAAAGAGATTTTGGCTTAG
- a CDS encoding DUF1553 domain-containing protein: MIRVVAPFLVFSLLGGLAVAETPAVDFQRDIRPILSDNCFQCHGPDPLHREADLRLDTAEGAHAAAIVPGEPDESELVARIVSGDADLAMPPHESGKSLSAEQIELLKRWIAAGGKYEAHWAFTPPTRPPVPQVKQAAAVCNPIDAFVFRGLEAEGLAPSAEADRSIWLRRLSLDLIGLPPSIAEVDAFVADKEPGAEQRQIERLLSSPHFGERWGRDWLDAARYADSDGYEKDLPRQNWFYRDWVVAALNRDLPYDQFVVQQIAGDLLPHPNQDQLVATGFLRNSMINEEGGADPEEFRMAAMFDRIDAVGKAVMGLTLQCAQCHTHKYDPLTQREYYGMFAFLNSTHDAIIPTFTPAEAEQIAAIQREIAEIETELKQSDPAWPKRMEDWEQAVAEKTVAWEVLTPGDLPFEGQKFRVLPDQSILSESFAPHSSAPQFTMRTTETQMITALRLELLTHPQLPCHGPGRSLRGTAALTEFDIFAAPANNPGKRTKVKLVAATADVNPAEAPQPDYLINIKTAGGDKRVTGGIEFAIDGDSKTAWTTDNGPGRRNQPRKAVFVFEKPVGYEGGTILTVHPSMRHGGWNSNDKHNCIFGRSRYSITTHGDPKADPLPQQVREILAIPAADRSEAEQQAVFSYFRTTVPEWAEQNARIEALWTSHPEGASQLVLEERDKPRTTSLLNRGDFLSPVEEVKPGVPAFLHDMPAEAGQSRLAFAKWLVDRDAPTTARSIVNRIWQAYFGIGLVETSDDLGSQSTPPSHPELLDWLAVELMENDWSLKHIHRLIVSSYVYRQSSQVTPEKLQRDPYNRLLARGPRFRVPAEIVRDIGLTASGLLSDEIGGPPVYPPAPDFLFQPPASYGPKTWNEDEGGDRYRRALYTFRFRSVPYPMLETFDAEPGNVSCVRRNRSNTPLQALSMLNEPISLEFATALAARTLQDGGDSDEDRLTFAMRCCIARMPKGEEIALLKQMLDKQRARIAAGELKPDEILPGDKSETENAAELAAWTLVARVALSLDETITKE, translated from the coding sequence ATGATTCGTGTTGTCGCACCCTTTCTTGTGTTCTCGCTGCTGGGCGGTTTGGCGGTCGCCGAAACGCCGGCGGTCGACTTTCAGCGTGATATCCGGCCGATCTTGTCGGATAACTGTTTTCAGTGTCACGGCCCAGATCCACTGCATCGCGAAGCCGATCTGCGGCTCGACACGGCCGAAGGCGCCCATGCGGCGGCGATCGTGCCGGGTGAGCCTGACGAGAGCGAATTGGTTGCCCGTATCGTTTCTGGCGACGCCGACCTGGCGATGCCGCCACACGAGTCGGGCAAGTCGTTGTCGGCCGAGCAGATCGAGTTGCTAAAACGCTGGATCGCCGCGGGCGGAAAATACGAAGCACATTGGGCCTTCACGCCGCCGACCCGGCCGCCGGTTCCGCAGGTGAAACAAGCGGCCGCAGTTTGCAATCCGATCGATGCGTTCGTCTTCCGGGGCTTGGAGGCGGAAGGCTTGGCGCCGTCTGCAGAAGCCGACCGGTCGATCTGGCTGCGTCGGCTCAGCTTGGACCTGATCGGTTTGCCGCCGTCGATTGCCGAAGTCGACGCTTTCGTCGCCGACAAAGAGCCCGGCGCCGAGCAGCGGCAGATCGAGCGGTTGCTCTCGTCGCCCCACTTTGGCGAACGCTGGGGGCGCGACTGGCTCGATGCGGCGCGGTATGCCGATTCCGACGGGTACGAAAAAGATTTGCCGCGGCAGAACTGGTTTTATCGCGATTGGGTTGTGGCGGCGCTCAATCGCGACTTGCCATACGACCAGTTTGTTGTGCAGCAGATTGCCGGCGACTTGTTGCCGCATCCCAATCAAGACCAACTGGTTGCGACTGGATTCTTGCGCAACTCGATGATCAACGAAGAAGGGGGCGCCGATCCGGAAGAGTTTCGGATGGCGGCGATGTTCGATCGCATCGATGCCGTCGGCAAGGCGGTGATGGGCCTGACGCTGCAGTGCGCCCAGTGCCACACGCACAAGTACGATCCGCTGACGCAGCGCGAATACTACGGAATGTTCGCCTTTCTCAACAGCACGCATGACGCGATCATCCCCACGTTCACGCCGGCCGAGGCCGAACAGATCGCTGCGATCCAACGCGAGATCGCCGAGATCGAGACCGAGCTAAAGCAGTCTGATCCAGCATGGCCCAAGCGGATGGAAGATTGGGAGCAAGCCGTGGCGGAGAAGACGGTGGCGTGGGAAGTCTTAACCCCCGGCGATCTGCCGTTTGAAGGGCAGAAGTTTCGCGTCCTCCCCGATCAGTCGATCCTGAGCGAAAGCTTTGCGCCGCATAGCTCGGCGCCGCAGTTTACGATGCGGACGACCGAGACCCAGATGATCACCGCCCTGCGCTTAGAACTGCTGACCCATCCGCAGCTTCCCTGTCACGGACCGGGGCGTTCGCTGCGAGGTACGGCGGCGCTGACCGAGTTTGATATCTTCGCCGCGCCCGCCAATAACCCCGGCAAGCGTACCAAAGTCAAACTGGTCGCGGCGACCGCCGATGTGAATCCAGCCGAAGCGCCGCAGCCTGACTACTTGATCAACATCAAGACTGCCGGTGGCGACAAACGGGTTACCGGAGGAATCGAATTTGCGATCGATGGCGACAGCAAGACTGCTTGGACGACCGACAACGGCCCCGGTCGCCGCAATCAACCGCGGAAGGCGGTGTTCGTGTTCGAGAAGCCGGTCGGTTACGAAGGGGGAACAATTTTGACCGTTCATCCGTCGATGCGGCATGGCGGCTGGAACAGCAACGATAAGCACAACTGCATCTTCGGGCGTTCGCGGTATTCGATCACCACGCATGGCGATCCCAAAGCCGATCCGCTGCCGCAGCAAGTTCGCGAGATCTTGGCGATTCCGGCCGCCGACCGAAGCGAAGCGGAACAGCAAGCGGTCTTCAGCTACTTTCGCACCACCGTGCCGGAGTGGGCTGAACAAAATGCCCGGATCGAGGCGCTGTGGACGTCGCATCCCGAAGGCGCCTCGCAGTTGGTGTTGGAAGAACGCGACAAGCCGCGAACCACTTCATTGCTCAACCGGGGCGACTTTCTCAGCCCGGTCGAAGAGGTGAAGCCGGGCGTGCCGGCATTTTTGCACGATATGCCCGCCGAAGCCGGTCAGTCGCGGCTCGCCTTTGCCAAATGGTTGGTCGATCGCGACGCACCGACCACCGCCCGCTCGATCGTCAATCGCATTTGGCAAGCCTACTTTGGCATCGGGCTGGTCGAAACGAGCGACGATCTTGGTTCGCAAAGTACGCCGCCGTCCCATCCAGAGCTGCTCGATTGGCTGGCGGTCGAACTGATGGAAAACGATTGGAGCCTGAAACATATTCACCGCCTGATCGTCTCTTCCTACGTCTATCGGCAATCGTCCCAAGTGACGCCGGAGAAACTGCAGCGCGATCCGTACAACCGGTTGCTGGCCCGCGGGCCAAGATTTCGCGTGCCGGCTGAGATTGTCCGCGACATTGGTCTGACCGCCAGCGGGCTGCTGAGCGACGAGATCGGTGGACCGCCCGTCTATCCGCCGGCGCCCGATTTCCTGTTTCAACCGCCGGCCAGTTACGGGCCCAAGACTTGGAACGAGGACGAAGGAGGCGATCGATATCGCCGCGCTCTCTATACGTTTCGCTTTCGGAGCGTTCCGTATCCGATGTTGGAAACGTTTGACGCCGAGCCGGGGAATGTCTCGTGCGTGCGACGGAATCGGTCGAACACGCCGCTGCAGGCGCTGTCGATGTTGAACGAGCCGATCTCGCTGGAATTTGCGACGGCGCTGGCTGCCCGCACGCTCCAAGACGGGGGCGACTCGGATGAAGATCGGTTGACCTTCGCGATGCGGTGCTGCATCGCCCGGATGCCGAAGGGGGAAGAAATTGCGCTATTGAAACAGATGCTCGACAAGCAGCGCGCCCGGATCGCAGCGGGCGAGTTGAAACCAGACGAGATCCTGCCAGGCGACAAGAGCGAAACGGAAAATGCCGCGGAGTTGGCGGCCTGGACGCTTGTGGCTCGCGTGGCGCTCAGCCTGGACGAAACCATCACCAAAGAATAG
- a CDS encoding alpha/beta hydrolase family protein: protein MSRLSRRCVLAICFTVPVYALAESGEKQAATNEGSAVAAQHKYVEAKFVSSFDATQQPLRYVLPPGEAKEQRPVLVFLHSWSTDYHLNQPAWVSAAVDRGWIFVEPNFRGPNKQSLACGSKAAQADILDSVDFALQKLNADPSRVYLAGASGGGHMSLLMAGRHPDRFTAVSAWVGITDLARWYNEHTVNGVPRNYAKMLAKSCGGAPGDSPEVDQQYRDRSPLTWIDQIGDLPVDIAAGVHDGQTGSVPFQHSIRAFNKIADKRGAKTVTEEEMQQLWGSSQLTSPQPQDTEVDATYGRDLKLRRHAGNARLTIFEGGHEGLAEAACAWLEQHQRPTKDAAAK, encoded by the coding sequence ATGTCACGACTTTCCCGCCGCTGCGTGTTAGCGATCTGCTTTACCGTACCTGTTTATGCCCTCGCCGAGAGTGGTGAAAAACAAGCCGCCACGAACGAAGGTTCTGCGGTCGCCGCCCAACACAAATATGTCGAAGCGAAGTTCGTCAGCTCGTTCGATGCGACGCAACAGCCGCTTCGCTATGTGCTGCCCCCTGGCGAAGCGAAAGAGCAGCGGCCGGTGTTGGTGTTTCTTCATTCCTGGAGCACCGACTATCATCTCAATCAACCGGCTTGGGTGTCGGCTGCCGTCGATCGAGGTTGGATTTTCGTCGAACCGAACTTTCGTGGTCCCAACAAGCAATCGCTGGCCTGTGGCTCGAAAGCGGCCCAGGCCGACATACTCGACAGCGTCGACTTTGCGCTTCAGAAGCTCAACGCCGATCCAAGCCGGGTCTACTTGGCCGGCGCCTCAGGCGGAGGCCACATGTCGCTGCTGATGGCGGGGCGGCATCCCGATCGCTTTACCGCGGTTTCAGCCTGGGTCGGGATCACCGACTTGGCGCGTTGGTATAACGAGCACACGGTCAACGGCGTTCCGCGCAACTATGCCAAGATGCTGGCCAAGTCGTGCGGCGGGGCGCCCGGCGACAGTCCTGAAGTCGACCAGCAATACCGCGATCGCTCGCCGCTGACCTGGATCGACCAGATTGGCGACTTGCCGGTCGACATTGCCGCCGGCGTGCATGACGGCCAGACAGGCTCGGTTCCCTTCCAGCATTCGATCCGCGCGTTCAACAAAATCGCCGACAAGCGGGGCGCTAAGACGGTTACCGAAGAAGAGATGCAGCAACTGTGGGGCAGCAGCCAGCTGACCAGCCCCCAGCCGCAAGATACCGAAGTCGACGCCACCTACGGCCGCGACCTGAAACTCCGCCGCCATGCCGGCAACGCCCGGCTTACGATCTTTGAAGGGGGACATGAAGGCTTGGCCGAAGCGGCCTGTGCCTGGCTTGAACAACACCAGCGACCGACGAAGGATGCTGCGGCAAAGTAG
- a CDS encoding ArsR/SmtB family transcription factor, translated as MSSAQDPAEIPGADACANYLKALADPHRLQIIRALQQGAMSVSDIALLLELEIANASHHLRVLYHAQIVKTHKDGKFVYYEVNPAFLKSKAASSFDFGCCQFDLRNLE; from the coding sequence ATGTCATCCGCCCAAGACCCTGCAGAAATCCCCGGCGCCGACGCCTGTGCCAACTACCTGAAGGCGCTGGCCGACCCACATCGGCTGCAGATCATTCGCGCCTTGCAACAAGGGGCAATGAGCGTCAGCGACATCGCGCTGCTCTTGGAACTGGAAATCGCCAACGCCTCGCATCACTTGCGGGTGCTGTATCACGCCCAGATCGTGAAGACGCACAAAGATGGGAAGTTCGTCTATTACGAAGTGAATCCGGCGTTCCTAAAAAGCAAAGCGGCCAGCTCGTTCGATTTCGGCTGTTGCCAGTTCGACTTGCGAAACTTGGAGTAG
- the clcA gene encoding H(+)/Cl(-) exchange transporter ClcA — MKHTPEIHAGRLTGFPRAYVLALPVGLIGGSLGALFHYCLDRSYAFHAAFASYLAGDTALSIVVAASIGAVMTATSFWLVTQFAPEAGGSGIQEIEGAMAGLRPMRWVRVMIIKFLGGLLAIGAGLVLGREGPTVHMGGCVGKWIGEKAKVDPETMNTLLAAGAAAGLSAAFGAPLASILFVMEEMRTRFHFSFIAIHAVAIASLAAKVMNDQVFGVGPLLPIALKDSMAEIAPDPTLMLEQFPLYLILGILIGVCGAAFNASLLKCLAFFDRLSYGVRFLFALALGGVAGALMLLSPGSVGGGGSFVQDVFANTTNLQILLALLVIRTGMTFLSYSCGVPGGVFAPMLAIGAIVGMCFGTITNEYIPYVTLPAGVFALAAMGGLFAATVRAPLTGIVLVAELTASFDLLGVLIITCIVASITAQLLGSRPIYDSLLDRTLTAAERKEEAAKEPDVAGDAVVE, encoded by the coding sequence ATGAAACACACCCCAGAGATACACGCGGGCCGCCTGACCGGTTTTCCGCGCGCTTACGTCTTAGCTTTGCCGGTCGGTTTGATCGGCGGCTCGCTGGGTGCGCTATTCCACTATTGCCTGGATCGGTCGTACGCGTTTCACGCGGCGTTTGCATCGTATCTCGCGGGAGACACCGCCCTGTCGATCGTCGTCGCCGCTTCGATCGGCGCGGTGATGACCGCCACCTCGTTTTGGCTGGTGACCCAGTTCGCCCCCGAAGCCGGCGGAAGCGGCATTCAAGAGATCGAAGGCGCCATGGCGGGTCTCCGTCCGATGCGGTGGGTCCGGGTGATGATCATCAAGTTTCTTGGCGGTCTGTTGGCGATTGGCGCCGGCCTGGTGCTGGGCCGAGAAGGTCCGACCGTTCACATGGGGGGCTGCGTCGGCAAATGGATCGGCGAGAAGGCGAAGGTCGATCCCGAAACGATGAACACACTGCTCGCCGCCGGCGCAGCAGCGGGACTGAGCGCGGCTTTCGGCGCCCCTTTGGCCAGCATCTTGTTCGTCATGGAAGAGATGCGCACGCGGTTTCACTTCTCCTTCATTGCGATCCATGCGGTAGCAATCGCCTCGCTGGCGGCGAAGGTGATGAATGACCAGGTGTTTGGCGTGGGGCCGTTGTTGCCAATCGCGCTGAAAGACTCGATGGCCGAGATCGCCCCCGACCCGACGCTGATGCTCGAACAGTTTCCGCTCTATTTGATTCTTGGCATCTTGATCGGCGTTTGCGGCGCAGCGTTCAATGCTTCACTGTTGAAGTGCCTCGCTTTTTTTGACCGCTTGAGCTATGGCGTCCGGTTCTTGTTCGCCTTGGCGCTGGGTGGGGTTGCCGGCGCGTTGATGTTGTTATCGCCCGGTTCGGTCGGCGGCGGTGGATCGTTTGTTCAAGATGTCTTCGCCAACACGACCAATCTGCAGATTCTGTTGGCGCTGCTGGTGATTCGAACCGGCATGACGTTCCTCAGCTACAGTTGCGGCGTGCCTGGCGGCGTCTTCGCCCCGATGCTGGCGATCGGCGCGATCGTGGGAATGTGCTTTGGGACAATCACCAACGAATACATTCCTTACGTAACGCTGCCCGCAGGCGTCTTCGCGTTGGCGGCGATGGGGGGCCTGTTTGCGGCGACGGTGCGAGCGCCTCTGACCGGTATCGTGCTGGTCGCCGAGTTGACGGCCAGTTTCGATCTGCTGGGGGTGTTGATTATCACCTGCATCGTCGCCAGCATCACAGCGCAACTGCTGGGCAGCCGGCCGATCTATGATTCGCTGCTCGATCGCACCCTGACGGCGGCTGAGAGAAAAGAAGAGGCGGCGAAAGAGCCGGATGTCGCAGGCGACGCCGTGGTCGAATAG
- a CDS encoding hydantoinase B/oxoprolinase family protein, whose amino-acid sequence MKRPEFWMDVGGTFTDCLMRRGAEIRRIKVLSSGKLQGTIGAGSDAGAIVDETRRQDGPNVWRGYRLQLLGEQGEPLAARQIVEFDAAAGKLTLDRPFDVAPAPGSLYVLEGDEEAPLVGMRRLLGLARDEPIPAVDVRLGTTRGTNALLTRSGADVGLVTTVGFGDILEIGYQNRPHLFQLNIQKSTSLVKRVVELNERLAADGSVLQPLDEHETERQLRQLYDAGIRSLAIALLHGYRNPDHERQVEAIARQVGFTEVSASHEAAPLIKLVARGDTTVVDAYLNPILRDYVGAIQQALGAGSRLSLLTSAGGLVAAEKFSGKDSILSGPAGGVVGYAAAAQQAGFGKAIGFDMGGTSTDVSRFDGSFERQFETEKAGVRIVTPMMAIETVAAGGGSICDFDGVKLTVGPASAGADPGPACYGCGGPLTVTDVNLALGKLQGAQFPFALDQAAVERRLSEIAAKVAAATGQQMTPHELAAGFLQIANANIAKAIRTISVAKGYDPRAYVLAPFGGAAGQHACAVADLLGIETLISHPDAGILSAVGIGAAVTTRYATRGLYRVLEGSLGWLDAIYAELQQEAIADVAAEGIDESTIECREEVELRYRGLEASLSILARPLADLAERYHQEHERRYGYCRRQQQIELVAARVEAIAQERRDDKLSEPGERTSPQPTGEVTVSFAGKDWSTPTYQREQLATGAVIEGPALVAERLATTVIDPGWSAEVWSGGELIVRRSADAGSEVAAIDADVADPILLEIINNQFAAIAEQMGVALQNTSVSVNVKERLDFSCAIFTGDGDLIANAPHIPVHLGAMGETVKATIAANPQMKPGSAYVTNNPYRGGSHLPDVTVITPVYIGEAAERPQFFAASRAHHAEIGGIAAGSMPSGSQTLAEEGVLIDNFRLMSDGVADWEGFESILRDAQYPSRNVADNVADVAAQLAANNHGRIDLQGMVAGYGLSVVERYAQHIQHAAATKTRAALAKLTSGKHRFEDHLDDGSPLVVEIDISGDQAVIDFQGTGPVLAGNLNANRAIVTAAVMYCLRSMLDEEIPLNQGVLEPVEIRLPECFLNPPFLGEPAKCAAVAAGNVETSQRVVDVLLGALQLAAASQGTMNNFSFGDATFGYYETICGGAGATSTAAGASAVHTHMTNTRMTDVEVFELRFPARVRRFAIRRGSGGAGQHCGGDGVIREIEFLRPMTGSLLTQRRGPYPPYGLSGGEPGQLGENTLIRADGTVVELPGIVSFDLQPGDVIAIHTPGGGGYGAHG is encoded by the coding sequence GTGAAGCGACCTGAATTTTGGATGGATGTTGGCGGAACGTTTACCGATTGCTTGATGCGCCGCGGTGCGGAAATTCGCCGCATCAAGGTTCTCAGCTCCGGCAAGTTGCAGGGGACCATCGGCGCCGGCAGCGACGCGGGCGCGATCGTTGACGAGACTCGCCGTCAGGACGGGCCCAACGTCTGGCGGGGCTATCGATTGCAGTTGCTGGGCGAACAAGGAGAGCCCTTGGCCGCGCGGCAAATCGTGGAGTTTGACGCGGCTGCCGGCAAGCTGACGCTTGATCGCCCCTTCGACGTCGCGCCCGCCCCAGGATCGCTCTACGTGCTGGAAGGGGACGAAGAGGCGCCGTTGGTTGGCATGCGGCGACTGTTGGGCTTGGCTCGGGACGAACCGATTCCGGCGGTCGACGTCCGGCTCGGCACGACCCGCGGCACTAACGCGCTGCTCACGCGAAGCGGCGCCGACGTTGGTCTCGTCACGACGGTCGGCTTTGGCGACATTCTGGAGATCGGCTATCAAAACCGTCCCCACCTGTTTCAGCTGAACATCCAGAAGTCGACGTCGCTGGTGAAGCGCGTGGTGGAACTGAACGAGCGGTTGGCCGCCGACGGTTCGGTCCTTCAACCGCTGGATGAACACGAAACCGAGCGGCAACTGCGACAGCTGTACGACGCCGGGATTCGCTCGTTGGCGATCGCGCTGTTGCATGGCTATCGCAATCCAGACCATGAACGACAGGTCGAAGCGATTGCCCGGCAGGTTGGCTTTACGGAAGTCAGCGCTTCGCACGAAGCGGCGCCGCTGATCAAGCTGGTCGCCCGGGGCGATACGACGGTGGTCGACGCCTATCTGAATCCAATCTTGCGCGACTATGTCGGCGCGATTCAACAGGCGCTTGGTGCAGGAAGCCGCTTGAGTCTGCTCACGTCGGCCGGCGGTTTGGTCGCGGCCGAAAAGTTCTCGGGCAAAGATAGCATCTTGTCGGGCCCAGCCGGCGGCGTTGTCGGATACGCGGCGGCTGCCCAGCAGGCCGGCTTCGGCAAAGCGATCGGGTTCGATATGGGGGGCACCAGCACCGACGTCTCCCGCTTCGACGGTTCGTTCGAACGGCAGTTCGAAACCGAAAAGGCAGGCGTGCGGATCGTGACGCCGATGATGGCGATCGAAACGGTCGCCGCCGGCGGCGGGTCGATCTGCGATTTTGACGGCGTCAAGCTGACGGTTGGTCCGGCCAGCGCTGGCGCCGATCCGGGGCCCGCCTGTTATGGCTGCGGCGGTCCGTTGACGGTGACCGACGTCAATCTGGCGCTGGGCAAATTGCAAGGGGCGCAGTTCCCCTTTGCGCTCGATCAGGCGGCCGTCGAGCGGCGGCTTTCGGAAATCGCCGCCAAGGTTGCCGCGGCGACCGGCCAGCAGATGACGCCGCACGAGTTGGCGGCCGGTTTTCTGCAGATCGCTAACGCCAACATCGCCAAGGCGATCCGCACCATCTCGGTCGCCAAGGGTTACGATCCTCGGGCCTACGTATTGGCGCCGTTTGGCGGCGCCGCCGGACAGCATGCGTGCGCGGTTGCCGATCTGCTGGGGATCGAAACGTTGATCTCCCATCCCGACGCCGGCATCCTGAGCGCCGTCGGCATCGGCGCCGCGGTCACCACACGTTACGCCACCCGCGGGCTCTATCGAGTGTTGGAAGGGAGCCTGGGTTGGCTCGATGCTATCTACGCCGAATTGCAGCAAGAGGCGATCGCCGACGTCGCGGCCGAAGGAATTGACGAAAGTACCATCGAATGTCGCGAAGAGGTCGAGCTGCGTTATCGCGGGCTCGAGGCGTCGCTGTCGATTCTGGCCCGGCCGCTTGCCGACCTGGCTGAGCGGTATCACCAAGAGCACGAGCGGCGATATGGTTATTGTCGCCGTCAACAGCAAATCGAATTGGTCGCGGCCCGCGTTGAAGCGATCGCGCAAGAGCGCCGCGACGACAAACTCAGTGAGCCGGGCGAGCGGACTTCGCCACAGCCAACCGGTGAGGTAACCGTCAGCTTCGCCGGCAAAGATTGGTCGACGCCCACCTATCAGCGCGAACAACTCGCTACGGGCGCAGTAATCGAAGGTCCGGCGCTGGTTGCCGAACGACTGGCGACCACGGTAATCGATCCAGGCTGGTCGGCCGAAGTCTGGAGCGGCGGCGAGTTGATCGTGCGTCGCAGCGCCGACGCTGGTTCGGAGGTCGCTGCAATTGACGCCGACGTCGCCGATCCAATCTTGCTGGAGATCATCAACAATCAGTTTGCGGCGATCGCCGAGCAAATGGGAGTCGCGCTGCAAAACACGTCGGTCAGCGTCAACGTCAAGGAGCGGCTCGACTTCAGCTGTGCGATTTTTACCGGCGACGGCGACCTGATCGCCAACGCGCCGCACATTCCGGTTCATCTCGGGGCGATGGGGGAAACGGTCAAAGCGACGATCGCCGCCAATCCGCAGATGAAGCCGGGCAGCGCCTACGTCACCAACAATCCGTACCGCGGCGGCTCGCATCTGCCCGACGTGACGGTGATTACGCCGGTCTACATTGGCGAAGCCGCCGAGCGGCCGCAGTTTTTCGCCGCCAGTCGCGCCCATCATGCCGAGATCGGCGGAATCGCGGCCGGCTCGATGCCTTCCGGCTCGCAGACCCTGGCCGAGGAGGGCGTCTTGATCGACAACTTCCGCCTGATGAGCGACGGCGTCGCCGATTGGGAAGGGTTCGAGTCGATCCTGCGCGACGCTCAATATCCGTCGCGGAACGTCGCTGACAACGTGGCCGACGTCGCCGCGCAGTTGGCCGCCAACAATCATGGCCGCATCGATCTCCAGGGGATGGTCGCCGGTTATGGACTGTCGGTGGTCGAGCGATACGCTCAGCATATTCAACACGCCGCCGCCACCAAAACGCGGGCAGCGCTGGCGAAGTTGACTTCGGGCAAACATCGGTTTGAAGATCATCTGGATGATGGCTCGCCATTGGTGGTCGAGATTGATATTTCCGGCGATCAAGCGGTGATCGATTTTCAAGGAACCGGCCCTGTCTTAGCTGGCAACTTGAACGCCAATCGGGCGATCGTGACGGCGGCGGTGATGTACTGTTTGCGCTCGATGCTCGACGAAGAGATTCCGCTGAACCAAGGAGTGCTGGAGCCGGTCGAGATCCGCTTGCCCGAGTGCTTCTTGAATCCTCCTTTCCTGGGTGAACCTGCCAAGTGCGCCGCCGTCGCCGCCGGCAACGTCGAGACTTCGCAGCGGGTGGTCGACGTCTTGCTGGGCGCATTGCAATTGGCGGCCGCCAGTCAGGGGACGATGAATAACTTCAGCTTTGGCGACGCAACGTTTGGCTATTACGAAACGATCTGCGGCGGCGCCGGCGCGACATCGACCGCCGCAGGCGCTTCGGCTGTTCACACGCATATGACCAACACCCGGATGACCGACGTCGAAGTGTTCGAACTGCGTTTTCCGGCTCGCGTGCGGCGGTTCGCCATTCGTCGCGGTTCCGGCGGCGCTGGCCAACATTGCGGCGGCGACGGCGTGATTCGGGAGATCGAGTTCCTGCGGCCGATGACTGGTTCGCTACTGACCCAGCGCCGCGGGCCTTATCCGCCGTACGGCCTGTCCGGCGGAGAGCCAGGCCAGTTGGGCGAGAATACGTTGATTCGGGCCGACGGTACGGTGGTCGAGCTGCCGGGGATCGTCAGTTTTGATCTACAGCCGGGCGACGTGATCGCGATTCATACGCCCGGCGGCGGCGGGTATGGCGCCCATGGCTGA